From one Rhodamnia argentea isolate NSW1041297 chromosome 1, ASM2092103v1, whole genome shotgun sequence genomic stretch:
- the LOC115753801 gene encoding transcription factor bHLH18-like, with amino-acid sequence MPVFAPQSVRTPPALAEWPRKQLKTESCSSPYATAHKTMTCSAAMLSSPSPSPDSHVISFGDHDLSPAMSDRFYGTYDTQDCEGPKMRSAGAMSRKPVHAQEHVLAERKRREKISERFIALSAIIPNLKKMDKASILEDAIKCLKELQHRVKALEEEVAAKTVESVIVVKKSQLATYDGTSSSSDQSSCNQNDQRLSLPEIEARVSGKCVLIKIHCEKRNGFVSKMIDEIEKLDLTVVNSCVLPFGSSTLDVTILAQMDVGFSLKMGDLVRNLRQALLDVM; translated from the exons ATGCCCGTTTTTGCCCCACAATCGGTCAGAACTCCTCCAGCGCTCGCCGAGTGGCCCCGGAAACAGCTCAAGACCGAGAGCTGCAGCTCTCCATACGCAACGGCGCACAAAACGATGACTTGCAGTGCGGCAATGTTGTCATCTCCGTCTCCATCTCCTGACTCCCACGTGATATCTTTCGGGGACCATGATTTGTCTCCAGCCATGTCCGATCGGTTCTATG GTACTTATGACACCCAGGATTGTGAGGGGCCAAAGATGAGAAGCGCCGGCGCAATGAGCAGGAAGCCAGTACACGCACAAGAGCACGTGCTAGCCGAGAGGAAGCGCCGCGAGAAGATCAGCGAGCGTTTTATTGCGCTCTCAGCCATCATTCCGAACCttaagaag ATGGACAAGGCCTCCATCCTCGAGGACGCCATCAAATGCTTGAAAGAGCTTCAACATCGGGTCAAGGCACtcgaggaggaggtggcggcgAAGACCGTGGAGTCGGTCATCGTGGTGAAGAAGTCCCAACTCGCCACGTACGACGGCACGTCTTCTTCATCCGACCAGAGCTCCTGCAATCAAAATGACCAGCGACTCTCACTCCCGGAGATCGAGGCGCGAGTCTCCGGAAAGTGCGTCCTCATTAAAATCCACTGTGAGAAGCGCAACGGCTTTGTCTCGAAAATGATCGATGAAATAGAGAAACTAGACCTAACTGTCGTGAACAGCTGTGTCCTGCCCTTTGGGAGTTCCACACTAGATGTTACCATTTTAGCGCAG aTGGACGTGGGATTCAGCTTGAAAATGGGGGATCTCGTGAGGAATCTGCGTCAAGCTCTTCTGGATGTCATGTGA